In Oryza brachyantha chromosome 1, ObraRS2, whole genome shotgun sequence, the following are encoded in one genomic region:
- the LOC102706419 gene encoding probable receptor-like protein kinase At5g18500: MEAPSSSPSSPSLKDHLSSPTGPLHLKVWEVICIVLGAFMVVIFFVTVWLTIRSRKRVRRASANIPITQIPVISKEIKEVRVEQVPASEYMAHDGVLLAIQDKSSDKESDKVMVHLGVSKSKRGDESHSGSFRYMDKDAGFQSADEGGSGTFRHNSGHAITTPSPLVGLPEFSYLGWGHWFTLRDLEVATSRFSKDNILGEGGYGIVYRGQLINGTPVAVKKLLNNLGQAEKEFRVEVEAIGHVRHKNLVRLLGYCVEGTQRMLVYEYVNNGNLEQWLHGAMSHRGFLTWEARIKILLGTAKALAYLHEAIEPKVVHRDIKSSNILIDDDFDAKVSDFGLAKLLGAGKSHVTTRVMGTFGYVAPEYANTGLLNEKSDIYSFGVVLLEAITGRDPVDYGRPANEVNLVDWLKMMVASRRSEEVVDPTIETRPSTRALKRALLTALRCVDPDSEKRPKMGQVVRMLESDDPIPRGDRRSKHNHGGSTEMDSQRDNNSDTDKSDNPDSKPRSRASSSK, encoded by the exons ATGGAGGCTCCTTCGTCATCCCCATCATCCCCAAGTCTGAAAGATCACCTCTCTTCGCCAACTGGCCCGTTGCATCTCAAAGTATGGGAGGTCATATGCATTGTCTTGGGGGCTTTCATGGTGGTCATCTTCTTCGTAACCGTGTGGCTCACAATCCGGAGTAGGAAGAGGGTTAGACGGGCTTCGGCAAATATCCCAATCACCCAAATCCCTGTCATTTCCAAGGAAATCAAGGAAGTGAGGGTGGAGCAAGTCCCAGCAAGTGAATATATGGCACATGATGGAGTCCTGTTGGCGATCCAAGACAAGTCTAGTGACAAGGAGTCAGACAAGGTCATGGTCCATTTGGGTGTAAGCAAATCGAAGCGTGGTGATGAGAGCCACTCGGGATCATTCCGTTACATGGACAAGGATGCAGGATTCCAGTCAGCTGATGAAGGAGGGTCAGGAACATTTCGGCATAATTCAGGTCATGCAATAACTACCCCGTCACCTTTGGTTGGCCTGCCGGAGTTCTCTTACCTTGGCTGGGGCCATTGGTTTACTCTGAGGGATCTAGAAGTTGCTACTAGCCGTTTTTCAAAGGATAACATTCTTGGTGAGGGTGGATATGGTATAGTTTATCGTGGCCAACTGATCAATGGCACTCCTGTTGCTGTCAAGAAACTTCTCAATAACCT AGGACAGGCTGAGAAGGAATTCAGGGTTGAAGTTGAGGCTATTGGCCATGTTCGCCACAAGAACTTGGTCCGGCTTCTGGGTTACTGCGTGGAGGGTACTCAAAG AATGCTTGTCTATGAGTATGTAAACAATGGAAACCTAGAGCAATGGCTTCATGGAGCTATGAGTCACCGTGGTTTCCTTACATGGGAGGCCCGCATAAAGATTCTTCTTGGGACAGCTAAAGC GCTTGCTTACTTGCATGAGGCAATTGAACCCAAAGTGGTGCACCGCGATATCAAATCCAGCAATATTTTGATTGATGACGATTTTGATGCCAAAGTATCAGACTTTGGTTTAGCTAAACTTCTTGGTGCTGGCAAGAGTCATGTCACTACTAGGGTTATGGGAACCTTTGG CTATGTGGCACCAGAGTATGCAAACACTGGACTCTTGAATGAAAAGAGTGACATTTACAGCTTTGGAGTAGTTCTCCTGGAGGCAATTACAGGGAGGGATCCTGTTGACTATGGTCGTCCAGCGAATGAG GTAAATCTGGTTGACTGGCTAAAAATGATGGTTGCTAGCAGGCGATCAGAGGAGGTGGTGGATCCCACCATAGAGACACGACCTTCGACAAGAGCTCTGAAGCGTGCACTTTTAACAGCTCTGAGATGTGTGGATCCAGATTCAGAGAAGAGACCAAAGATGGGTCAAGTTGTGAGGATGCTGGAATCGGATGACCCAATTCCTCGTGGG GATAGAAGATCAAAACACAACCATGGAGGGAGCACTGAAATGGATTCCCAAAGGGACAACAACTCTGACACGGACAAGAGTGACAATCCAGATTCCAAGCCGAGGAGCAGAGCCTCATCTTCCAAATGA
- the LOC102705028 gene encoding pto-interacting protein 1 isoform X1, producing the protein MGCFSCCGADDVGKRKKRDDPYVPIPEPAGGNYGQSRPGPPAPAPAPARSTPTGRTLPIAAPAIPLDQIKEITKNFSSDALIGEGSYARVFFGVLRDGRRSAVKKLDSSKQPDQEFLLQVSAVSRLKHENVIQLIGYCAEGSIRVLAYEYAPRGSVHDILHGKKGVKGSQPGPALSWVQRVKIALSAAKGLEFLHEKAEPRVVHRDIKSSNIMLFDNDVAKIGDFDISNQSPDMAARLHSTRVLGTFGYHAPEYAMIGQLSMKSDVYSFGVVLLELLTGRKPVDHTLPRGQQSLVTWATPRLSEDKVRQCVDPRLEGEYPPKAVAKMAAVAALCVQYEAEFRPNMSIVVKALNPLLSSRPNNRPTNAAVGAASDHSGL; encoded by the exons ATGGGTTGCTTCTCGTGCTGCGGAGCGGACGATGTCGGCAAGAGGAAGAAGCGCGACGATCCTTACGTCCCGATCCCTGAACCAG CAGGTGGCAACTATGGACAGAGCCGGCCCGGCCCCCCAGCCCCAGCCCCAGCCCCTGCCCGTTCCACCCCCACCGGCAGAACTCTGCCGATCGCAGCACCGGCCATTCCCCTTGACCAAATTAAGGAGATAACCAAGAACTTCAGCAGCGATGCTCTCATAGGAGAAGGCTCGTACGCCAGAGTGTTCTTTGGCGTGCTGAGAGATGGCAGGAGATCTGCGGTGAAGAAGCTCGACTCCAGCAAACAGCCTGATCAAGAATTCCTTTTGCAG GTTTCAGCCGTCTCACGACTGAAGCATGAGAATGTTATCCAGCTTATCGGATACTGTGCTGAAGGGAGCATCCGTGTTCTTGCCTATGAGTATGCACCAAGGGGCTCGGTGCATGACATTCTCCACG GCAAAAAGGGTGTGAAGGGATCTCAGCCAGGGCCAGCTCTGTCATGGGTGCAGAGGGTGAAGATTGCCCTGAGTGCCGCGAAGGGGCTCGAGTTCCTGCACGAGAAGGCAGAGCCCCGTGTTGTCCACCGCGACATCAAATCCAGCAACATTATGCTCTTTGACAACGATGTTGCTAAAATAGGCGACTTTGATATCTCTAACCAGTCCCCCGACATGGCTGCTCGCCTTCACTCTACTCGTGTTCTTGGCACCTTTGGATACCATGCTCCTGA GTATGCAATGATCGGGCAGCTTAGCATGAAGAGCGACGTCTACAGCTTTGGAGTCGTGTTATTGGAGCTTTTAACCGGTCGGAAACCGGTCGATCATACGCTGCCACGTGGCCAGCAGAGCCTTGTGACATGG GCTACACCAAGGCTAAGTGAAGACAAGGTGAGGCAATGTGTGGATCCAAGGCTTGAGGGGGAATATCCTCCAAAGGCTGTTGCCAAG ATGGCTGCTGTAGCTGCCCTGTGCGTGCAGTACGAGGCGGAGTTCAGGCCCAACATGAGCATCGTCGTCAAGGCTCTCAACCCACTGCTCTCCAGCCGCCCCAACAACCGTCCGACcaacgccgccgtcggcgctgCCAGCGACCATTCTGGGTTATGA
- the LOC102705028 gene encoding pto-interacting protein 1 isoform X2, giving the protein MGCFSCCGADDVGKRKKRDDPYVPIPEPGGNYGQSRPGPPAPAPAPARSTPTGRTLPIAAPAIPLDQIKEITKNFSSDALIGEGSYARVFFGVLRDGRRSAVKKLDSSKQPDQEFLLQVSAVSRLKHENVIQLIGYCAEGSIRVLAYEYAPRGSVHDILHGKKGVKGSQPGPALSWVQRVKIALSAAKGLEFLHEKAEPRVVHRDIKSSNIMLFDNDVAKIGDFDISNQSPDMAARLHSTRVLGTFGYHAPEYAMIGQLSMKSDVYSFGVVLLELLTGRKPVDHTLPRGQQSLVTWATPRLSEDKVRQCVDPRLEGEYPPKAVAKMAAVAALCVQYEAEFRPNMSIVVKALNPLLSSRPNNRPTNAAVGAASDHSGL; this is encoded by the exons ATGGGTTGCTTCTCGTGCTGCGGAGCGGACGATGTCGGCAAGAGGAAGAAGCGCGACGATCCTTACGTCCCGATCCCTGAACCAG GTGGCAACTATGGACAGAGCCGGCCCGGCCCCCCAGCCCCAGCCCCAGCCCCTGCCCGTTCCACCCCCACCGGCAGAACTCTGCCGATCGCAGCACCGGCCATTCCCCTTGACCAAATTAAGGAGATAACCAAGAACTTCAGCAGCGATGCTCTCATAGGAGAAGGCTCGTACGCCAGAGTGTTCTTTGGCGTGCTGAGAGATGGCAGGAGATCTGCGGTGAAGAAGCTCGACTCCAGCAAACAGCCTGATCAAGAATTCCTTTTGCAG GTTTCAGCCGTCTCACGACTGAAGCATGAGAATGTTATCCAGCTTATCGGATACTGTGCTGAAGGGAGCATCCGTGTTCTTGCCTATGAGTATGCACCAAGGGGCTCGGTGCATGACATTCTCCACG GCAAAAAGGGTGTGAAGGGATCTCAGCCAGGGCCAGCTCTGTCATGGGTGCAGAGGGTGAAGATTGCCCTGAGTGCCGCGAAGGGGCTCGAGTTCCTGCACGAGAAGGCAGAGCCCCGTGTTGTCCACCGCGACATCAAATCCAGCAACATTATGCTCTTTGACAACGATGTTGCTAAAATAGGCGACTTTGATATCTCTAACCAGTCCCCCGACATGGCTGCTCGCCTTCACTCTACTCGTGTTCTTGGCACCTTTGGATACCATGCTCCTGA GTATGCAATGATCGGGCAGCTTAGCATGAAGAGCGACGTCTACAGCTTTGGAGTCGTGTTATTGGAGCTTTTAACCGGTCGGAAACCGGTCGATCATACGCTGCCACGTGGCCAGCAGAGCCTTGTGACATGG GCTACACCAAGGCTAAGTGAAGACAAGGTGAGGCAATGTGTGGATCCAAGGCTTGAGGGGGAATATCCTCCAAAGGCTGTTGCCAAG ATGGCTGCTGTAGCTGCCCTGTGCGTGCAGTACGAGGCGGAGTTCAGGCCCAACATGAGCATCGTCGTCAAGGCTCTCAACCCACTGCTCTCCAGCCGCCCCAACAACCGTCCGACcaacgccgccgtcggcgctgCCAGCGACCATTCTGGGTTATGA